The following is a genomic window from Solanum stenotomum isolate F172 chromosome 4, ASM1918654v1, whole genome shotgun sequence.
agaatttgagattttgttctttgaaacccttttgattagactccttgaaagaaagattgatcaaggatcaagggtcaccatacctctaagttgaaagcccacgaaaaattaaagaagaaagaactcaaaatcttcaaccctagctccaacttcttcttcttcttcttcctctcttcttcactcaagaaccctaactcttactcttttaaaatggaacaaaaaaatgatccacaatcagcctaacacaataatataacctcaaaagaaaaggtttgtgaaatgaccaaaatgcccttaaatttccggacggactccttgccaactgcccaactttcaaagggcataactcactgatttcccacacttaaccaaatttccaggttttgaacttagccaattTCCAGATTCAGaacttttttttccaaaagtgactacttccaagttatgcttaaactttaaaaattcatacgttaggctctagtttcacccatctatttttagggtcgctacaataggcttgaaaataatatgaaagaaactgaagaacttacctgcctcgactcaactcaacataactgaacccatttcaatataaagcaatttaaatcatgtacaatataaagaaaagctgtttaaaaacattgatgccaactctgtatgtatgcaaagatatatataactctcagatgtatgtaaaaatacaaataatctgatgtatataacaatacaaaatattgatgtgggagtttctctaaccgacaaccatcacttaagagctatagtgatgatacaatactttacctcacgctgccaaggaccatcatataccttgccgggggtatagaacccatccttaaatattgatattttggtattttctcaAGTTTCGCTATCAAAAattattcctaaacatcatgagatccttccaatcacaaatcacaatccttgaatccataattcaattcaaggatcagttaagagtcaagtcaagagtagttaagatcaaagtcaagaaaagtcaggagtcaagttaagagaagttcataaagtttttcaaaagtcttttacaaacgttttaactctgttttaaaatttaagttcaGTAAAGAGTCAAGTTGAAGTCCAttttttcaaaagtatatggggactatgtactcctaaaagagtttaaaatgttttcacatttaaataagaacagaaactggattttcaaaagagcctttgagctagtttttcagtaaagagtctTTGAgatagtttttcagtaaagagcctttgggctaattttcagttaaagagtaaatgctttcacaataaagcaagaggggaaactttgatttccaagatagcctttgagctaagtttttaagcaattatctcaaatcacagaaagaagtatgtttttaaacataaagagctagtatcatattttgggagtagtattgagcaccgatatggggactagcttgagttcagataactcacgtctctataaaccatgtagccatcataggtagaaaagggtcatactttttagatgaaccatttaatgcttttagcatatactagtggatccacttagtgagttaggttctatacccccggcaaggtatatgatggtccctggcagcgtgaggtaaagtATTGTAttatcactatagctcttaagtgatggttgtcggttagagaaactcctacatcaatattttgtatttttatatacatcagattatttgtatttttacatacatctcagagttatatatatctttgcatacatacatagtTGGCATCAtgtatttaaacaacttttctttatattgcacatgatttaaattgctttatattgaaatgagttcagttatgttgagttgagtcgagccaggtaagttcttcagtttctttcatattattttcaagcctatgttgtgtttagcattctaactcgcatactcgtacattccatgtactgatgctagttggcctaCATCATCTTATGATGTAGACGCAGGTAACtaagatcagcatccagtgcaccattgatccagtgagcagttcatagtctgttggtgagcctctttgcattccagaggatcccttttattgctttcagttttattaGCTAGTTCTTTAGGATGTAgtgggcctgtcccgacatccctttcagttgtttagaggcttcatatatagacagttagacagttagtagttcagttgtctttacattttcatttcatatgttaaagacttgagtttgccttaatggccagttgaatgttcctttataacattccagtttcttcataaatgtatatgtgatgagttaagtctttcgctgagtaagtaagtcaggccaagggtttgcttggaaCCAgaaatggtcttcgagtgtcagtctcgcccaaggtgtaggctcggggcgtgacagaacgtggcaatcgatcccagttagtgtgtagGAACACagcacccgatccattcaacaagccacagtcacaatcataatcacaatcacaatatacattctcataatcataccatcaattcatgatttatggcattcaattattcaattatcctaaTTCACGATTAGTGTGATCGATAAtacaacattcgcatacatatatgcattataatgaagcaagtacaaacatatatcacacaacatgaaatcacaaccatcatctacctcgaatccaagcttgaatcccctaaggcacttgaatcttcccttttcggattcttcccgtttgttcgtggtctaaaaacatacaattaacgcaaggatcaataaacgaggcctaattacccggattataatcaacattatcaaccctaggccaaaaCCTTGATCCCCAAACCCAtattagggcttttcccaccatccaaacagttccaaaacccttccccaacaataatcacccaagaaaccatgttctacggatcgaaaaatggattcgaggagtgaaaaccttacctttagcctcaagaatggtgaaaaatcgTCAAGAACACACAttggtcgttccttagctctcaaggtCGAAAAGTgtagaataaaacatttttggggtttatttccgacttaagtcgtGTCTGTCTCGCCACAGTGAtactcaccccgctacagcggccccgctTTGGCGGGAAAATCCCACCTTAGCGGCTTGCACAGAACCAGTGAGaaaatttaataattccaataccctcatttcacaacacacatttaaccaatgacactcagaaactacccgtttatgctaagatcagtttcaggagttctactcactcgaattcaattctggaaagtcgtacgggttccttaacgtcttagttatctactcatgtgatgaaattcataattagatcacccaattgttaccagatttctctagaccttactgactccGATTCTATCCAactctggactaggttgggaaatttcaagttgctacgaaaaagtttttcggtccaaaaattttccccgttggaTTTTCTATAACAACGGAATCAGGCCGTTACAGTTCCTCAACCACCAAAAGACATCAAATCAATTTAGAGTATTTCTGAAAATCATTTTCATGGTATTACTTTTGTAATTTCACATTTGAGGCATGAAAAATAGTTAATGTCTTTTCCAACATGTCATCTTCTTTTATAGTTTCCCACATAATTTCAATTGAGAAGTGATTCTAAACACAACAAAATTATACTTAATTACGATTTTAAAATCTTGAAACCGTAAGTGCAACCACTCATAATGAGCCCTTGACAATACTGTTACCTTAAGGTGGTCATACCTTCCTTTCAAACCTATCCACAATCCAAGTGGATTTTTCATTGTCAAGTATTCAACCTTCATACTTCCATCAAGATGATAATTGATGACGGAGGAAAATCATAGACTTCACTTTATCTTGACttgatgttttattttttcgatTATAGTATCACCAAGAACCTTAGCGGTAATTAGGTGAATTTCAACATCAAGTACTCATgataaatagtttttttttaaaaaatgtcaagtgccacaaattcaagctttgacaaattcaatatgatgaaaactaaaataattgagttaatatcacGATGTTGATTTCTTTATAATAAATGGTAAATTAATGTTTCAAATAATAAAGTATAATATGAATATGCAATATATTATATGCATGAACAAGCAAAACTATGTAAACTCATGAAGTATTGAAACGGTAAATTTAATATACTTTCTAATTGTTctacaatatttattattaatttcaatAGATATTAACACAAAAGTTCCGTAAGAATTTCAAGTCATATTTAATGAAATACTATTGTTCTTTATGTCACACAAATATTAATCATAAATACGAGTATTCTAACTAGCATGCTATCATATTGCATAATTTAGAGTTACAAGTTAGTGGCATATAGATAgcataataatttaaacatgAAACATTTCAATTGCCTTGCCCAATAAAGCATCATAACAATTCTTAAAGCAAGTCATGCATACGGTAATCAAATTGCGGATCAAAACTTACAAAAGTCTTATTAGAGATGTTATAAACACATAAATATGTACCTAAATCAAAAAGAgaattaattaactttttagATAAAAGATAATACCGACTTAAGCAGATCTCAATTGATTAGATACTCGAGCTAATAACGTGttgtaaaataaattgaaaatacaaaaatactAAACAAAAAAGTACACAATTCAATGAATTCATAATAGTAATTAGGTAATTTTTCACAAGGTGAAGAATACCACAAATCATGCATTTAAAATCTTTAATCAAATATGTTAGTACGAAAATACATTAAATAGTAAAAGCATTTCACTCCGGTTCTGCTCTCCGCCGTCGCCGCCGGCAGTCTTCGCTGAGGTTTCGGttctcttctcttttatttcatATAGAAGAACaaataaaccaaatcaaactaaaatTTGAGCTATTATTTATCACCGTTTTTTTTTAGCGGAAACTAAAATTCTTCATGAAACCCTAAATTGAGAAATGAATGGGTTTTTGATTGTCTGGTAGAAATGGAATTTGCAACTAGAATAAGAAAATATCATGCTTAGATTATTCATGTACAGAGAGCTTGTGATTTGATCTGTATGTAATTGTTGTTTGGTAAAGATGGAATTTGCAACTAGAATAAAATTgagtccaattttttttttacgatGTAGTGTTTGGGCCAGCTTCCGCACAACTCAACTAATTGTACTAGATATGTGTCGCTTCCCACCAGCAACATGTATTAGGTAACTTTATCTACAAGACTTGGATGTTAGAAAGACAGACCTAGTGTTTTTTGGatttgaaaatcatttttctaaagAGCAAAATgtttcttaagttttgaagtgTTTTGTTTTAGTAGAAGTAAGTAATTTCTCCTACAATGAAAGGCTTCACAGAGTGCCTGAAAGAGAAGAGGTTTTCTTATTTCTAATGAGCCTATTATAAGAGACGTTgtcatattatatttgattatgCTTTTATTAGTAGAATTCCTTGCGCTGTCTTCCTTATGTTAGTTTTGATTTATAGATTTTTTGTTCTATCAAGTGTTTTTATGAGTTAGCTATATATTACTACGTAGTGTGATTTGATGTTATCGGTTTGTTCCAATTCGTTgaattcttttgaattttgagcTTCAAAGCTTGAATATCCTTAACCAAATTCATGGCGTCGCGACTAGCTTGGGTTGTTCGGTGGTTCAGGTTGTGTATGACAAGTTCAGTCGAGGTCCTGATGCTGTTGCTCCTTTTCTGCTCTTTCGGAgaacaaaaatgtttttttttggtaaacCGTGAAGAATTACCATTGACAGCCAAATATTTACACCTATAGAGCACTCTAGGTAGAGGAGCCACCTTCCAGGAAGGGTACCCTTTCCTCTAAAGCCTCAAACAAAGACAAATCTAGTTACAAAATTTCTGAACCAAATATCTACATTTAGTTGCTTTCCTACTATCCTTCAGGTAATCCACTCTTTCCACTATCTCTTTCTTTATCTGTGTGATTGTAATCTCTGTATTTACTATTGTCCCTCTGAATAGTTTACAATTTCTTGCTCTTCAAGTGTGATAGATTCTGGCTCCCCATATCCTCTAAAGCCTCAAACAAAGACAAATCTAGTTACAAAATTTCTGAACCAAATATCTACATTTACTTGCTTTCCTACTATCCTTCAGGTAATCCACTCTTTCCACTATCTCTTTCTTTATCTGTGTGATTGTAATCTCTGTATTTACTATTGTCCATCTGAATAGTTTCCAATTTCTTGCTCTTCAAGTGTGATAGATTCTGGCTCCCCATATAGCTGTAGCTATTTCCTTCTTATATCGCTTCCAGTgtcttccttttatccattttaGGCATTCTGTCACTTccgttttttgtattttaataccCGACCAAGTCTCCAGTGCTTCCTTCACTTTTGTTGTCCAAGTACATTCTGCAAATAAATGTACTTGAGTCTCCAGTTTGCTTTCTCCACATAGGCAACACTTGTCATCTTCTATTGGCATTTGCAGTCTGATCATCCTCTCTTTCGTTAGCAGTTTTTACTGATTTGCTTGCCATATAATAAACCTCTGTCTAGGCAGCATGAGTGAGTTCCATATCAAGTCTGCTACAGGTAGTTTCAACTGCCTACCCAGTAATTGGTTGTAACTACAACTCACATTATATGCTCCATTGGTCAATAGACAGTAGGTTCCATTAGTATACCACATTCCCATGGTTAGTTTAATGGAATTAAGCTTCCTCCAATACCAGCTGCTATCCTTAGAGGGTGTATGTTTCCAAAAATCTTGCTCGTCTTTCATATATAGTCCATGCACCCATCTTATCCATAGTGTATCTGCCTTGCTAGCAATCTGCCATATCAACTTACCAACTGATGCAATATTCCATAATTTGCAGCTCTTGATGTTCAGTCCACCATTCTTCTTTGGCACACAAATCTTCTCCCACAATACAAGTGCTACCTTCCTCTTGTTCTCCTTATTTCCCCATAGATAATCCCTTCATTTTCTATCAACCTCTTTCAAAATACTTCGAGGCAAGATGAAAACATTGCTCCAAAAGTTATAGAGCGAGAAGAGTACAGCATTTATGACCTGCAATCTGCCTGCATATGACAATGTTTTTGAATATGCACTAGTAATCCTGTTGGTTATCTTGTCGATCAGTTGATGGCAATCTATCTTTGTCCATTTCTTTGATGATAATGGCAAGCCCAAATATCTGATAGGAAGATCACCTAGTGTAAATCCTGTCAGCTGCAATATTTGTTCTCATAACATCATCCACCCCAGCTACAAATATATTAGACTTGTCCAGATTTGCCACAAGGCCTGTCACCCTACTGAAATGGTTCAACACCTCTATCATCCTTCTTATAGACTTAAGATCCCCTTTGCAAAATAGCATCAAGTCATCCGCAAAAATCCGATGGTTTAGCTTGGTGCTATGACACATTGGGTGAAACTTGAAGTCTGGTAGTTCTCCTACCTTCTGTAGTGCTCTAGATAGATACTCCATGACCAACACAAATAGCAATGGTGACATTGGATCCCCCTGCCTCAATCCTCTCTTCCCTTTAAAATATCCATAATTTTCGCCATTTACCTTGGTGGAAAATTTTGTTGAAGTCACACAGTTCATCACTAGTCTGGTGAAGGTTTCTGGAAAACCATATCCATGAAGTGCCTCCTCAATAAACTCCCAAGATACCATATCATATGCTTTCTGAGAACAAAAATGTTGTTGTACAGGTTCTGGGGTTCAGTAATATATTGAAGAAACTTTCCATTTAGGGTCcattttcattctttattttgtttctttactcattttcttttgtaataTTTTGGTGCAATTTGGCTTCGATTCCAAAAGTTTTAGCATTTTCTATCATGGCCCCTTATGTTTTGGCTTCATAATTAGAGAAATTTTTTTGACTCTTTTCGGGATACCATTGTATTTCTTTAACTGTTTTGGGAgcttaattgaacaaaataaaaagacatCTACTATCATAATGTTCTCCTCTTTTCTTGTCACTGACAGATCAAGACGCCTCTTTGCACAAATTCTACACTATTGCTAGTAAGGcgggaaaaaaaatcaaatcagaaaaagaaaatcaagcatGAATCAAGGTACTTCCTCTTCCCCTCATTTTGTCTGATTCTTCCTGGATTACAAACTTGATGCCTTATTGAGATTTATCAACTTTTCTCTAACAGATAAAGGAAAAATTTAACCCTTAATAAGATCATTTAAATTCTTCTTCACAGATAGAGTAAGCGTTGCGGTTGAGGGGGACATAGaagatagaattagtgtcctacCAAGAAATGTTATTGATTGTATCCTTGAGCTCTTGCCTGTTAAAGAAGCTGCAAAAACTTGTACATTGTCCAAAAGCTGGAGATACATTTGGAGCGAGCTTCCAAAAATGGTGCTGGATTACGAGTTTTGTGATGAGTTAATAGACGAGTCTGAATCCAAATTCAGAGAAGTAGTAGATGGGATTATGTTACTGCATATGGGCAAGATTGTGAAGTTTGATCTTGACGTTAGAGTAGACGATTTAGCTTCATATACAGCTATTGATAGATGGGTTCTTTATGTCACCAGAAACAGTGTCAAGAAGCTACACCTTAGAATTTCTAATATTGATGATCGTACCTATACACTGCCTCCTTGTGTATTTCACTGTTCAACCCTGACACAGTTGAAACTTGCTAGATGTTCCTTTAAACCACCTGGTTCTTTTCGTGGCTTTCCCAATCTTGTAACCCTTCGGTTGGCATCAGTAACCTTTTCAGAGCATTGTGTTATCAAGGCCCCTCTTCTTGCTAATTTGACCTTGAACTGTTGTGATGGTATGCAATACCTAAACATTGTTTCACCAGTGTTGAAGTCCTTGTATGTTTGTTACCCTCACTCCTATATCGCACTAAATTGCTTCATGAACTGCAAGAATTTGAGAGATTTAGGACTTGTGTTTTCCAAAGTGGTTGATAATCCAAAACATGATCATAGATCAACGTTGGTGAAACTTCTTGGTAGCTTGCCTGCACTTGAGGTACTCCTGTTGGATTCACTTTTCATCGAGGTAACACATTAACTTGTTTTTTCACTTGAATATCTCCTATAGTGATTTCATTCAAGTGAGAGTGTAATCATTgtatttgctccaaagcttttGAGTGCAGACGTAGTTCTATCAAGAGGTCCTCCTTTTATGCTCAATTGCTTGCGGAAGCTGTCCCTCTCTGTCGACTTTGGCAAATTGGGTCATATTTCTTGCGTTCTACAATTAATTAAGTGTTCCCCCAATTTGAGTGAACTTGAGATTACTGTAAGAAATGTTAAATATATCTAGTGGTTCTTTTTTTTGCTCTTCATATATTTGAAGTTGAAGCTAATGGTGTTTGCTTTTACCATTAGGTCAAAGGTATTGATGATAATGTTGAAGCATTTGTGAAATGTCTGAAGACGCCTGGCTGCTTGCAACTACCACTCAACAAGCTAGAGTATGTGAGTTTCTATGGTTTTGCAAGTCCAAACTGTGTAGAGGCTTTTGCTATGCTATTCATTTTTCAGGCACCATCTTTGCTAAGGATTTTCATTGAACAACCGATAGGAACTAAATCCAGTAAAGAATTGAGTGGTTTACCCAGAGCTTCTCCTAAAGCTGAGCTAGTTATAAGTTAAATCGATACATTATCTGATTGTTGTCGATAAGTTTAGCTAATATGTCACAAATGTTGATCCAGTTTTCTTCCATATTTACTGTTGGGAAAGTATGACTGATGGCAGTCCTGATATTCCAATATATCTGAATCTTCATCTTTTGACAGTTGAGCTTGTTTTGGTCTCTATATCTATATACATGAGGCCAACTAGTAAGATTACTTTGTGAATGTTGTTGTTGGGTTTGATATCCTATTAGTTTTTGTggataaaaacataaatatagtACCATATAAGATTACGTATTATAAATTCTAACAGGAGTTTTCACTTTTCAGAACATAGTAGTagaattttatcaaaatataacaaggagggtaattttattttatttacaaacATGGTAAAAGTTTGTCAATTTAATCCCATAATTTAAGGATACCAATTCCCTTAAAATAATGTTTCCTTGTTGTATATTCCTCTCACATTTTCTCCTGATATTTTTCACACacattttttctttgattttcatGCTTTCGTCCAtgacttttcaaattttaatttacaaaaaattgatcagtgaatttatttttcatacacaATTGATACAAATTCGTTGGTTAAAGCTGAGAGaagtattttatttcttagttaCTATTTGACCAATCAAAGAATATTTACTTTAATACTAATAATTCGTTCAAGAATGTTTTAAATATTGTGATTTGTTAactattgtgatttataaaattttgtttatgtaatttctaaatatataaatttattattaaaaaaataaaaactttatgTTTGAGTTCACATGAACATGTGGACAATTATTAGTTTGACTCTTATACTCCAAATCAAGCAAACCAaacgaagaaaaagaaagtaacTTTTAATGCTTAGAACAAAtccaaaagatttttttattacaaaaattaatttaatgactttaaaactttaaaataaagttgaatCACTATATATAAGATCACaacattattaaattaaacacaTATAATCGCACTTATGTCTTTTGAGTTGAAATTATTAGTGTTTATGAATACTCATCATATATCAAGagaaaacaacaattaataacacCCAACAAGTCAATAGTATTTTGTTTTCATTATCATATGATTACCATTGATCATATCACCATGAATACAGTTGCTTTAAGTCACTTGGAAAAGGGTTGACataatttgcaaaataaaaGCCATTTTCCTTAACCAACCAATAACATATATTACCACGCCCTTCACATTTGTCTGATANAATTAAACACATATAATCGCACTTAAGTCTTTTGAGTTGAAATTATTAGTGTTTATGAATACTCATCATATATCAAGagaaaacaacaattaataacacCCAACAAGTCAATAGTATTTTGTTTTCATTATCATATGATTACCATCGATCATATCACCATGAATACAGTTGCTTTAAGTCACTTGGAAAAGGGTTGACataatttgcaaaataaaaGCCATTTTCCCTAACCAACCAATAACATATATTACCACGACCTTCACATTTGTCTGATAAGCCTTGATCAAAAACATAAAACGTCAACGTCTTGGTAATCCAAACAAATTCACATTGATACCTAGTTGATTCCCAAAGATCTTGACGAAAACGCCAATGAAAGCCCTCAGGATCAGGATTTAGGAAATGAGATCCCAAATCACTATGCCTAGACCAACAACGAAAAAATAAAGGATTTGTTCCAATAGGGAGGTCACTAACAATCCATATTTCATAGTGAGCTAGAGCTGACTTAGTAGAATTATTAGCAACAAggacaagataaataaaaatgaaaagctTAAACTA
Proteins encoded in this region:
- the LOC125862304 gene encoding F-box/FBD/LRR-repeat protein At1g13570-like isoform X1 — encoded protein: MNQDRVSVAVEGDIEDRISVLPRNVIDCILELLPVKEAAKTCTLSKSWRYIWSELPKMVLDYEFCDELIDESESKFREVVDGIMLLHMGKIVKFDLDVRVDDLASYTAIDRWVLYVTRNSVKKLHLRISNIDDRTYTLPPCVFHCSTLTQLKLARCSFKPPGSFRGFPNLVTLRLASVTFSEHCVIKAPLLANLTLNCCDGMQYLNIVSPVLKSLYVCYPHSYIALNCFMNCKNLRDLGLVFSKVVDNPKHDHRSTLVKLLGSLPALEVLLLDSLFIELLSADVVLSRGPPFMLNCLRKLSLSVDFGKLGHISCVLQLIKCSPNLSELEITVKGIDDNVEAFVKCLKTPGCLQLPLNKLEYVSFYGFASPNCVEAFAMLFIFQAPSLLRIFIEQPIGTKSSKELSGLPRASPKAELVIS
- the LOC125862304 gene encoding F-box/FBD/LRR-repeat protein At1g13570-like isoform X2, which translates into the protein MNQDRVSVAVEGDIEDRISVLPRNVIDCILELLPVKEAAKTCTLSKSWRYIWSELPKMVLDYEFCDELIDESESKFREVVDGIMLLHMGKIVKFDLDVRVDDLASYTAIDRWVLYVTRNSVKKLHLRISNIDDRTYTLPPCVFHCSTLTQLKLARCSFKPPGSFRGFPNLVTLRLASVTFSEHCVIKAPLLANLTLNCCDGMQYLNIVSPVLKSLYVCYPHSYIALNCFMNCKNLRDLGLVFSKVVDNPKHDHRSTLVKLLGSLPALELLSADVVLSRGPPFMLNCLRKLSLSVDFGKLGHISCVLQLIKCSPNLSELEITVKGIDDNVEAFVKCLKTPGCLQLPLNKLEYVSFYGFASPNCVEAFAMLFIFQAPSLLRIFIEQPIGTKSSKELSGLPRASPKAELVIS